In Bosea vestrisii, the following are encoded in one genomic region:
- a CDS encoding cyclase family protein: MNIVDLSMPIAPHFRWPVELSIKGDIAAGDQFRVSKINGPCHGFSHVDAAAHFVAGAPTIETTPLSQVVGPCRVLDLSGRPANEPIGPEHLAAADPGGAEGEILLLATQWNDRRDYQDKSFWTEAPWLTLEAAQWLAERKPTAVAFDFPQDYPIRLLLEGKEVPKPEHVTHHILLSHGVTLIEYVVNTSKLKAPRNLFSAAPLLIPNADGAPARIYAIEGLAV, from the coding sequence ATGAACATCGTCGACCTCTCCATGCCGATCGCGCCGCATTTCCGCTGGCCGGTGGAGCTTTCGATCAAGGGCGACATCGCCGCGGGCGACCAGTTCCGGGTGTCCAAGATCAACGGCCCCTGCCATGGCTTCTCGCATGTCGACGCCGCCGCGCATTTCGTCGCCGGCGCGCCGACGATCGAGACGACACCGCTCAGCCAGGTGGTCGGCCCCTGCCGCGTGCTCGACCTGAGCGGGCGGCCGGCCAACGAACCCATCGGCCCCGAGCATCTCGCTGCGGCCGATCCCGGCGGCGCCGAGGGCGAAATCCTGCTGCTCGCCACCCAATGGAACGACCGACGCGACTATCAGGACAAGAGCTTCTGGACCGAGGCGCCCTGGCTGACGCTGGAAGCGGCGCAGTGGCTGGCGGAGCGCAAGCCGACCGCCGTCGCCTTCGACTTCCCGCAGGACTATCCGATCCGGCTGCTGCTCGAAGGCAAGGAAGTGCCCAAGCCCGAACATGTGACGCATCACATCCTGCTCAGCCATGGCGTCACGCTGATCGAATACGTCGTCAACACCAGCAAGCTGAAGGCGCCGCGCAACCTGTTCTCGGCGGCGCCGCTGCTCATCCCGAACGCCGACGGCGCCCCCGCCCGCATCTACGCCATCGAGGGCCTGGCCGTCTGA
- a CDS encoding GntR family transcriptional regulator yields MDSPADTTPLAALLAQLPQPQPGRRKGALHGSTVAQLRNLIVTGALAPGAKLNERELCLQLGVSRTPVREAIKTLTQDGLLRALPNKSSVVAELDVGEIEALIDVVSTIEGLAGELAAARVSDEAVAEIGMLHYRMLLHHTRDELPGYFEANKAFHRRIVELSGNPVLLWIWELLALRVDRARYSSNLWPKRWKMAIQEHEQILAALTAGDAALARHRLSEHVRNGLSGLVAALKDKAVRPDSA; encoded by the coding sequence ATGGATAGCCCGGCCGATACGACCCCACTCGCAGCGCTTCTCGCCCAGTTGCCGCAGCCTCAGCCGGGGCGGCGCAAGGGCGCCCTGCATGGCAGCACGGTCGCGCAATTGCGCAATCTGATCGTCACGGGGGCGCTGGCGCCTGGCGCCAAGCTGAACGAGCGCGAACTCTGCCTGCAGCTCGGCGTCTCGCGCACGCCGGTTCGCGAGGCGATCAAGACGCTGACTCAGGATGGCCTGCTACGCGCGCTGCCGAACAAGTCGTCCGTCGTCGCCGAGCTCGATGTCGGCGAGATCGAGGCGCTGATCGACGTCGTCTCGACGATCGAGGGGCTGGCCGGGGAACTCGCCGCGGCCCGCGTCAGCGACGAGGCCGTCGCCGAGATCGGCATGCTGCACTACCGGATGCTGCTGCATCACACGCGCGACGAGCTGCCCGGCTATTTCGAGGCCAACAAGGCCTTCCATCGCCGCATCGTCGAGCTATCCGGCAATCCTGTCCTGCTTTGGATCTGGGAGCTGCTGGCGCTCAGGGTCGACCGTGCCCGGTATTCGTCGAATCTCTGGCCGAAGCGCTGGAAGATGGCGATCCAGGAGCACGAGCAGATCCTGGCGGCGCTCACCGCCGGCGATGCCGCGCTGGCGAGACATCGCTTGAGCGAGCATGTCCGCAACGGCCTATCAGGCCTTGTCGCGGCCCTGAAGGACAAGGCGGTCAGGCCGGACAGCGCCTGA
- a CDS encoding NAD(P)-dependent oxidoreductase, whose protein sequence is MSETIGFIGLGLMGAGFCKRLIATGRTVVGYDLDPARRAEAEAIGVVLAASPAEVAERANLVCIAVTTTKAVQAVISGEGGILSAKPQPGAIVIDFSTTEIGVTKALAAALAEAGIGFIDAPVSGGPPAAEAGKLAIMAGGTPEAIAAVRPLAESLGLFTHMGAVGAGQATKLVNQALCLTNYVVVAESLRLAEAYGVDADKIPAALAPGLGNSAVLQAMMPRMVARDFAPKGYARQVLKDLEMLMEAGREQHLAMPMVAQATTLYRILIAQGHSELDAIAVLKVLPEADQAPH, encoded by the coding sequence ATGAGCGAGACCATCGGCTTCATCGGTCTCGGGCTGATGGGCGCGGGCTTCTGCAAGCGCCTGATCGCGACCGGCCGCACGGTCGTCGGCTATGATCTCGACCCGGCCCGCCGGGCGGAAGCGGAAGCGATAGGCGTCGTACTCGCCGCCTCCCCGGCCGAGGTCGCCGAGCGCGCCAACCTGGTCTGCATCGCGGTGACCACCACCAAGGCGGTGCAGGCCGTGATCAGCGGCGAAGGCGGCATCCTCTCGGCCAAGCCGCAACCCGGCGCGATCGTCATCGATTTCTCGACCACCGAGATCGGCGTGACCAAGGCGCTCGCGGCGGCGCTGGCGGAGGCTGGCATCGGCTTCATCGATGCGCCCGTCTCGGGCGGCCCGCCCGCGGCGGAGGCAGGCAAGCTCGCGATCATGGCCGGCGGCACGCCGGAGGCGATCGCGGCGGTGCGGCCGCTGGCCGAGAGCCTCGGCCTCTTCACCCATATGGGCGCGGTCGGCGCCGGCCAGGCGACCAAGCTGGTCAACCAGGCGCTGTGCCTGACCAACTACGTCGTGGTGGCGGAATCGCTGCGGCTCGCCGAAGCCTATGGCGTCGATGCCGACAAGATCCCGGCGGCATTGGCGCCGGGCCTCGGCAATTCGGCGGTGCTGCAGGCGATGATGCCGCGCATGGTCGCGCGCGACTTCGCACCAAAGGGCTATGCCAGGCAGGTGCTGAAGGACCTCGAAATGCTGATGGAGGCCGGGCGCGAGCAGCATCTGGCCATGCCGATGGTGGCGCAGGCGACGACGCTTTACCGGATACTGATCGCGCAGGGCCATAGCGAGCTCGACGCGATCGCGGTGCTCAAGGTGCTGCCGGAGGCGGATCAGGCGCCGCACTGA